In Flavobacterium praedii, the DNA window TCACTAACACTTTCTGCATTATTAATTGGAATTTTCAAAGAAGATCCTTTTTCGGATTTAGCATCTACTTTTATCACTAAACCATTTGCTGGTCCTTTTATCGATGCATTTCCATCAATAAATGCAGTCCCAAAATAAGCCGCATCCTCACTATCTTTTGTATCTAACACCAGCAACCTTTTTGAATTTATCAACAAATCCAGTTTCCAATCAGAAAAATTCTTATGCTCTACAACACCATTTAAACTACCTATTGTATTGTATTTTGTATCTATTAAGGTATTGTTTCTAAAAAGAAACTTTTCGTTTGTGAGATCTACAATTGTTTTATCCTTTAAAGCATAATCAACATTTAAGTATGGAATTGCCAATCCTCCATCATTTACATACAAACGACCATTAATATCAGGTTTATTCAAAGACCCACCTATGGATGCATTACCAGAAACTAAACCTCTTATATTTGATATCACATCACCTCCCAACGAACTTAATGTAGCTAGATTAAAGCGATCAAATTTTAAATTCAAATCGAACAATGTTTCTTTACCTACAATTTCAAAATTTCCATCTGCACTAAATGATTCGGAATCTTTATTTTCAATAGTAGAATACAAAGTGAATTTTTTGAAATTTTCATCCCCTTTTATATCAAAATTTAATTTTCCTAAACTATAATTATTTACATCTAAACTGTCAATAACTAAAGAAGCAGTGGGTTTATAAACGTTTTTGTTTTGATTAAAATTTACTGTTCCATTTAGATTTCCATTAATAACAAAACTATCTTGTGCAGACGTTAATGCATTAACATCAAAATTTTTGAAATAAAAATTTATATCTTTATAGGAATTACCTTTAAATCCTCCATTTAGTTTTACTTCTTGATTTTTATTCGAAAGTATAAAATCATCAAGTGTAAATTCGTTTAACTTTTTATCAAATATCAGACGATTATTGGACGAATTTGCTTCATTTAAAAACCACAAACTATTTTTTAATTTAATTTCAGATTTACTAAAACCAATTACATTTTTATTTTCTTTATTAATAGTATGGTATAAATCCAAATTAAAATAATCTGCTCCTTTGGTACCTCCTTTAAATTCGGTTCTAAAAAATAATGTATCTTTTGAGGTTACGTTAATTAGATTAAAATCGCGGATTTTATAATCCTTATATTTTATGGTATCCATTTCAATATAAGCATTGTATAATGGATTCTTATTATCTAAGGAAAATCTAATATTATCAAATAAAACATCGTATGCCGTTATTTTTGGAGAATTAAAATTAAATCTGAATTCATTGGTATCAGCGTTAATATTTCCTTTAACCAATGTATTTTCACCGAGTTTAATTTCAGGAAAAAATACTTCAATGATCTTATTGTAGATTTCAAAATTAAACTTCAAAAATTGCCCTTTTTTTACTTTTACAGGCTTGTAATTAGTATAAAGACTTCCCAATGAATTAGCAACTAAGCCTTTCAATTCAGCATATTTGTATTTCCCCACAACAACACCATTTGCTATATCAGGAGCTGAAATTTTTATCGTACGAATTCTAGAATCATCAAAACTCGAATTTAAATTAATATCATTGAACTGATAGGTATTTGTAGAGTTTACATACGACGCATTATTTGCATATATATTCCCGTACATATCATCAAATGAATTTCCTCGAATATCAACAATTATATCCCCATTAAATTTGGAAATAGTATCTTTTACAAAATTTAATTTATGCAATTCAGCTTTATCAATTTTTATCTGAAAATCATAATGACTTTCTTTTTTGCTAAGATCTACCAATCCATCAAAGTTCATTTTTAAATTAGAATCATTTACTTTGACAGCACCTTTATAAAATGGTAATTTAAAATTTCCATCTAAAGTTATATTTTTATAATTATACCCATTATAAGCAAAATTTGACACCAGCCCTTGTATTGATGTATCTAAATCTTTGACAGAAAATCCTTTACCATCGATATCGACATTTAAACTAACTTTTGTCAAATCCTTGTTATCTAACAAGTTTCCAACATTAAAATCATTCAAAACAACATAACCTTTATAAGCTGCTTTATCACTTTGATCCATATTAGCTATGGTAAATTTTGATTTTACAAGACCCAAATCTGTATTTGCAGCAAGATTAGCTCGAATTGAAGTTGTCGTAAGTTGAGTGTTACCTATTAACGATACATCTCCAAACTTTTTAAGAATTATTGGTAATCTCTTACCTAAAATATTAGGCAAAATGCGAACTAAAGCTTCGTAATTAGTGGTTAATTTATCGAATTTACCATTCATATAAAATTCCTGAGTTTTATCCCCTAAAATATTTTTGAAATTAATAAAACCCATTAATTGAGTTCCTTTATTATCTTTTAGATTTAAATCCAGAAACTTCAAATTGTTCAAAGTACCTGTTATATGAGATTTAAGATTAAAATATTGATGTTTACCCAACTCATTATAAAAACAACGAATATCATTTGAAGCTAATTTTGATTTTTTTATTTTGAAATCAAACTCTACTTTATTTACAAAATCAGAGAAATCCTCAATTACATAATTTAAAGCTGCATATCCTTTGACACTAGATTCTTTGGTTTCAATCTCCATTTTATCTAATATCATGTGTTGTTGCGTAAAACTGTAATTACCTTTTAAACTCTTTACATACAAACCTCTATGATCCAAAAAAGACATTTTTTGAATATTGGCATACACTTCGGGTCCATAAACTTTAAAATTGGAAACTAAAATATTTAGTTTTGTAAAATCAACAGATTTTGGTGTTTCGTGATTTTCATCAGTCAAAATAAATCTACCGTTAGATAAATCAATACTGGTAGCGGTCAACAAAAAATGTTTTTTAGAAGGAACTTTACTTTCACCAAAAGCATCAATAAAATAATCTAAATTGGTTTTCTTTTCTTTTTTGTAGGTCTTTAAGTTAAACAAAACGCCATTCATTGCTAAATCACCAAAAATCAAATCACCATCTAATATTTTTTTGGCTCCCAAAATAGAAGTATTTATTGTTTTGACAGAAATCAAAGTGTCTTTATGATGGTCAATTATCAATACTTTTTTTAGCTTAACGCCACCAAAAAGCGTTAGTTGAACTTCATCAATTTCCAAATGAATGCCATAGTCTTTGCTGATGCTCTTCATGAAATACTGTGCTACAGCTGTTTGAACAATAGGCAAAGTAATCGCTATGAAAAATACTAGTAAAAGTAATATTAATCCAAGTAAGGTGCGGAATACTATTTTTTTAATCTTTTTGATAAGTATCGTTTTTATTTTTTTGTACAAATAAATAATTTGCCTTTAGAAATGGTAAAACCTTAATTAAAAATCTTTAATTTTGGCACAGCTGTAAAAATACTATTTTTATAGTAATCCATCAAATATACTTCAAAAATCATCTGTTGATATGCAAATTAAAGAGGTTTTCATCCTTGCCATAGAAAGTTCATGTGATGATACTGCTGCTGCCGTATTATGTAACGACAAAGTTTTGTCAAATGTTGTTGCCAATCAATTAATCCACAACCAATATGGTGGTGTAGTTCCAGAACTTGCGTCTCGTGCTCATCAGCAAAACATTGTTCCTGTAATTGAAGCAGCATTAAAAAAAGCAAACATCAAAAAAGAGCAATTATCAGCTATTGCATTTACACAAGGTCCTGGACTAATGGGATCACTTCTTGTTGGAAGTTCATTTGCTAAATCAATGGCGTTGGCATTAGATATCCCACTAATCGCAGTGAACCACATGCATGCCCATATTTTGGCTCATTTTATTTCGGAAGAAGGATTTGACAAACCAACTTTTCCTTTTTTAGCCTTAACTATCAGCGGTGGACATACGCAAATTGTACGAGTAAATGATTTTTTTGATTTAACTATTATCGGAGAAACTACAGATGATGCAGTTGGAGAAGCCTTTGATAAAAGTGCCAAAATACTAGGACTTCCATACCCTGGTGGACCTTTGGTTGATAAATATGCCCAATTAGGGAATCCAAAAGCATTTCCTTTTACAAAGCCAAAAGTTCCAGGTTTAGATTTCAGTTTTTCGGGTTTAAAAACAGCAATTTTATATTTTATTCAAAAGAAAAAGATAGAGAACCCTCAATTTATTGAAGAAAATTTAAATGATATTTGTGCTTCTATCCAACATACAATTATAGAAATTTTGATGGATAAATTAAAAATAGCCGTCAAGGAAACAGGTATAAAGCAAATCGCGATTGGCGGAGGTGTATCTGCAAATTCTGGAATTAGAAACACATTAAAAGCTACTGAAGAAAAATACGGTTGGAAAACTTTTATCCCTAAATTTGAATACACCACTGATAATGCTGCAATGATTGGAATTGTAGGTTATCAAAAGTACTTATCACAAAAATTTGAAACAGCAACAGTTGTTTCTAAAGCACGAATTCAATTCTAAACTATGCAATTATTTTATAACCCTAACATAAACGAATCCACAGAAACTTTTTCTTTTGATAAAGAAGAAAGTAAACATATAATTAAAGTATTACGAAAAAAAGATACAGATATATTATTCGTAACCAATGGATTAGGACTATTATTTAAAACTGAAATTACATTAGCATCAGACAGTAAGTGCACGGTACAAATTTTATCTTTTGAGAAAACGCTAACACCAAAACACAAATTACACCTTGCGGTTGCACCCACAAAAATGAATGATCGATATGAATGGTTTCTTGAAAAGGCTACTGAAATTGGCATACATGAAATCACTCCAGTTTTTTGTGATCGCTCCGAAAGGAAAGTCATAAATCCTGAAAGATTTGAAAAGATTATCCTTTCTGCAATGAAACAATGCAATCAGATGTATTTACCTAAATTAAATCCTGCAATTTCATTGAAAGAATTTTTAAAAAAAGAAGATACAGGGACACTATTAATTGCCCATTGTGAAGAAACCAATAAGAAATCACTTAAATCTATTCTACAACCCAATACTGATTACACGATTTTAATAGGACCAGAAGGTGATTTCTCAAATAAAGAAATAGAATTGGCACTTGATAAAAATTATATCCCAGTTTCTTTAGGTGAAACAAGATTGCGTACAGAAACTGCTGCAATTGTTGCTTGCCACTCTGTTGTTTTTATCAATGAGAATTAAATTTAAAATAACTTATCAGTATAAACCATTATGAAAAAAACAATATTTTTAATTCTATTGTTTGCTACTTCAAGCTGTTTCGCACAAGAAATTGCTTTGCTTAAGTATAATGGTGGCGGTGACTGGTATGCAAACCCAACCTCATTACCAAATTTAATTAAATTTTGTAACGCTACAATTAATACAAAATTAAAATCAAAACCTAGAACTGTAGAGCCAAGTAGTCCAGATTTACTCTCCTACCCTTTTATTCATATGACTGGACATGGGAATGTTGTCTTTAACGATGCAGAAGTAATTAATTTAAGAAATTATTTGCTGGCAGGCGGCTTTTTACATATCGATGATAATTATGGCATGGATGAATATATTAGAAAGGAAATAAAGAAAATTTTCCCTAATGATAATTTAATTGAGATTCCATCAAACCATGTTCTTTTTCAGAAGCCTTTTATTTTCAACAATGGATTACCAAAAATCCATGAGCATGATGGAAAAAGACCCCAAGCATTTGGTATATTCATTAAAGGAAAATTAGTTTTACTATACACCTATGAATGTGATCTTGGAGATGGTTGGGAAGATTCTGAAGTACATAATGACCCCTATGAAGTTAGAGAGAAAGCTTTAAAGATGGGTGCCAATATTATTAATTATATATTCACGAATTGACCTTTTACAACATTCTGAATCATTTATATAATTCATATTCAATACTTTTATATTGTAAACTATTTTACACATTGCTCTTCTGTAATTTTTTTAACAAGATTTACATTACTTGTATTTGATTATTTTTTAAAAAATTCAAAACACAACTATGATTTATTAGGTTTTTAGCTACGTAATTTCCCCTAAATTACTATGTCTCAAGTCAATAAAACCGATAATTTTAACAAATAAAGAAAAAATAAAGTTACTAATATTAGAAATAATAAAGCTTTTGTTATAAAATTGTAAAATAATTAACCAAACAAACTTTTATTTAACAAATTTATTAGTATTATGAAAAAATTGATTTTATCAGCAACTGTATGTTTTATGTTGTTTTCATGTCAAAACGAACAAACTGAATTAACAACTGATGCTACAAATGCTATTACCCAAAGAACTTGTGCCTCACAAGATGTTTTAGAAGCACAAATGAAAGCTGATCCAACATTAGCCATTAGAATGAATCAAATAGAAGCATTTACTCAAAATGCATTATTGACAAAACGATTAGTTAATGGAAAAGTTGAAATTCCAGTTGTTGTCAATGTTTTATACAGAACTACTGCTGAAAATATTTCAGCAACGCAAATTCAATCACAAATTGATGTGCTAAATAAAGATTTTAATGCTTTAAATTCTGATTACAACTCTGTACCAGCACTTTTTGCAGGTGTAAAAGCTAATGTAGGAATTACATTTGTATTGGATCAAGTAATTAGAAAATCGACTACTAAGACATCTTGGGGAACTACTGATGCCATGAAAAAAACGAGTAAAGGTGGTCTAGCACCAACATCTCCAACAACTAAACTAAACTTATGGGTTTGTACAATTGGAGGAGGAATTCTTGGATATGCTCAATTTCCTGGGGGTGCATCTGCAACAGATGGTGTAGCTATCGATTCTAAATATTTCGGATTATCTGGATCTGCAAATGCTCCTTATAATTTAGGTAGAACAGCAACTCATGAAGTAGGACACTGGATGAATTTGAGACACATTTGGGGAGATGCAAATTGTGGAAGTGATTTAGTATCTGACACTCCTACACATAATGATGCTAATTATGGTGTTCCAACTTACCCACATTATAGCACTTGTACAGGTACTCCTGTAGAAATGACAATGAATTATATGGATTATACCGATGACAATGCTATGTATATGTTCTCTACAGGCCAAAAAAGCAGAATGTCTGCCATATTTGTTTCAGGTGGAGCAAGAGCTGCTTTTGGAGTATAATTTAATTTGTTATTCCTTTTTAAAACTCGCTACTTGTTAGCGAGTTTTTTTATCTTTATAACCTAAAATAAAGACATGATATCATCAAAAATTATTGCTAATGGAATTTTAAGAGCTATTGCCACTTTGGTTTTAGTACTAGCTTTACTATATTTTCTATTTCAAATTCAAAATGTATTAATTTATTTAATTGTTTCCTTAATTCTAACTTTGATTGGGATACCTATTCTTGATTTTCTAAAAAAAAGATTAAAATTCAGACATACAATTGCAGCCATTTTTGTTTTAACATTTTATGTTTTAATTATATTTGGATTTATAATGCTCTTCATTCCCTTAATTATTTCACAAGGTCAAAACTTATCACTTTTAAATACGGCTGAAATTGAAAGAAATAGCCTTGAACTAATCAAACAAATCAATACTTTTCTAGAACAACACCATATTGATTCTTCGGCAATATTTGATGGCAAAAACTTTAAATCAATATTTAATTTCAATTTAATTCCCAACTTTTTAAACACTGTAATAGGAACAATTAGTAATTTTGGAATGGGATTGGGATCTGTACTATTTATTACATTTTTCTTTCTTAAGGACAAGTCAATATTTTTAATCGGCGCAAAACTGCTGATTCCTGACTCACACGAAGAAAAAATTTTAAATTCATTAAATAAAATAAATCTGTTATTATCCAGATATTTTATTGGATTGCTTTTGCAATTACTCATTGTCTTCATTCTTTATATTATTGTTTTATCAATTTTTGGAATACCCAATATTTTTGTGATCGCATTTTTGTGTGCAGTCCTTAATATTATTCCATATATCGGGCCATTAATAGCTTCAATTTTAGCGGCCGTTTTAACCATGATTAGCAATTTAGGTTCCGATTTTCAAAGTGAAATCTTACCAACAACCATTTATGTTTTAATAGGTTTTTGGATCGTTCAGGTAATAGACAATAACCTATCACAACCTATCATTTTTTCTAAAAGCGTAAGTTCTCACCCATTAGAAATATTTTTGGTAATCTTGATTGCAGGTTTCTCCTTTGGTATTTTAGGCATGATCATTGCGGTTCCTTTATATACAATTATTAAAGTAATCGTTAAAGAGTTCTTCCCAGACAATAAGTTCATTCAACTGATAACAAAAAACATATAACATTGAATTTAGACATTTTAGAACCTAAAATACAAGCGTTTATAGAATTAAATATTGGAGTTGAAGTTTCAAAATTGGCACTTCAAAAAAATCCATTTCCTAGTGTAGAATGGATTTCTATTTTAAATCAAATTGCAGCAAAATCAAAAGCTAAAGATAAACTTCCAACTTGGTTTTTGACCCCAAATATTATTTACCCCAATAAAATTTCTGTAGAACAAACATCTTCAGAAAAAACAGCAATATATAAAGCCAGTATTGTTTCAGGTGAAAATTTAATTGACCTAACTGGAGGATTTGGTGTAGACGACTATTATTTTTCTAAAAAAATAAAAAATGTTATCCACTGTGAAATCAATGAAGAATTATCGAATATTGTACAGCACAATGTTAAACAATTAAATATAGCTAATATCAATTGTTTAGCCGGAGACAGTTATGAAACATTGACCAAAATAAACATTAATTGGGACTGGATTTACATAGATCCATCAAGAAGAAATGATGTCAATGGAAAAGTTTTCATGCTAAAAGACTGCCTTCCAAATGTACCTGAAAATTTAGAATTCTATTTTAAAAAAAGTAATTCTATTTTAATAAAAACAGCTCCAATACTCGATATTTCGGCAGGAATAAATGAACTTGACTATATTAAAAAAATACATATCATAGCAATTGAGAATGAAGTAAAAGAACTTTTATGGGAATTACATAAAAACTACAAAGGCAATATTACCATAAAAACAATAAATCAAACAAAAGATACGAAAGAAACATTTGATTTTATACTAAACGAAAACACTACTTTATCTTCTTATAATTTTCCAGAAAAATATCTGTATGAGCCCAATAGTGCTATCATGAAATCGGGAGGTTTTGATGAAGTAGGACTCTTCTATAAATTGAATAAGTTGCATAAACACTCCCATTTATATACCTCGAAAGATTTGAAAAATTTTCCAGGTAGAGTTTTTGAAATAAAGAATAGCTTTTTTTATACTAAAACCAACATGAAACTATATTTGGAAAATAAAAAGGCTAATATTACAACTCGAAATTTTTCTGATTCAGTTGATCATATTCGAAAAAAATGGAAAATAAAAGATGGAGGAAATGAATATTGTTTTTTCACAACAGATGTAAATGATAATAAAATTGTTTTAATTTGCAGCAAAAAATAAAAAAAATGAAACAATTACTTTTACTTGCTTTTTGCATTTCAAGTTTAAACCTATTTGCCCAAAAAAATTGTGAATATTCAACGAATGTCACTGATTCTATAGGCACCTATAAAGCAACTAAAGAATATTTGATAAATGAAAAAGTTTTTGCCGGAAACTCAAATTACATATTTTATTTTTTAGCATTAACTGATGGAATCCCGACCCTAAATGTTCAATTTATACAAAAAAGTAAAGATTTCATGAAGGCGACATGTTTTGATAAAAATTCAAAAATATATTTACAACTTCAAAATGGAAAAATAGTTACATTAATTCATATTGATCAAGAAAATTGTGGTTCAATGGTCCGAGATGATAAAGGATTTGACAATAGAATTAAAACTGGAATCTTTATGTTTACAAAAGAAAATTATGAAGATTTAAAAACTATACCTGTAACATTAATGCGAATAAAATCCTTGACAGAAGCAGAAGATTATATAATTAAAAAAGAATTCACAGCAGAATTAGATGGAAAAGTATACCATCCTGAAAATTATTTTATAGATAATATGCGCTGTATAGAATAAACTAATTCATTTTATATAAAAAAAACATTTTCAAAAGATAACTAATCCAATTGAAAATGTTTTTTTATGCTGTAAATTGTTCCTGATTTTCATTATGTTTATCAATATTGAAAACATAATTCTTAACATTTTTTACTACGATAGGCATCAAAACACCTACTACTACTACTTCGATAAATGTAATTCCTGATTTATTTTCTGGGCCAATGCATTTAAAAAAACTATTTTGCAATATCCTTTTCATCTTCAATATGTATTATTCTTTAATATGGTTGGATAATGAAATATCAACTTTTCATAATGATGATGTCAATTCCACATTTTAACCAAATCAAAAAATTGAATTCAAAAGCAACTTTTAAGCGTACTATTATATTCAATATGGGGGTTACTGATTTTTTAACTTCAAACCATTGTTTTTAAATGATTTATGGCGCAAAAGTAAATATATAAAACAATAAAAACACAATTTTATCGATGAAATGCGTATTTTTACTCATTTTTAAAGCATTAACCTACATAAAAGCTAACATTCAAGCTTTAAGTCACTTAGTATTTATATTTTTTTTCACAAAAAAATCATTTAAAATAAACACAACTGCAACTTCCTAAGTATAAGAAAACAAGAAAAAAGAAATCTTTATTTAAAATAAAACAACTAATAATGGTATTTAAAATTAAAAACAAACGTATATCAATTGCAATTCCATTTAAAATTAGAAACGGAATCTTTCAATCCTGCTTTCAAATTATAATGCCACCATTCAGAATCAAATGAATTAAAATGAGATTTTTTCATTATTTTTCTTAATTGATTTCTATTGTACTTTATAGTTGAAGAAAATTCAGGATAATCATGACTGGCTTCTTTACCAAAATAATCAAAAGTTGTCCCCATATCCAATTCATTTCTATTAATATCAACTAAAGTTATATCTACAGCACCTCCTCTATTATGAATAGAACCTTTACTCGGATTTGCTACATATTGGGGATTTGGAACAATCGCCCACATTCTTTTTTGAATATCTAAGGGGCGATAACAATCAAAAATCTTTATTTTCAAACCACTTTTCATAAATCTACGATTTGCCTCAATCAATGCTTTTACAGTTTTATAACGCAAATAACATTCGGCACAATCATACACTTTAGATTTTAGAAAATTATCATCGGTAGCATATTTCATATCATAAACAAAATCTTGACTGTAATCTTTTAAATTAACAAATGTTGTATCATTGATATCCGTCTTAGATTTAGAAATATTCAAAATAGTTTGAGAAAAACAGCTTATTGCACTTGACAGAAAAATGAAAACCAAGAAATTTTTAAAATAGGGGATCATATTAATTAAATTTTCATAAAAATAGCAAAATAAAAAGTAATGAATAAAAAGCGACTAAATTAGTAAAGATTTTTAAAGGATTTTATCAGTATTGATGATTCATCTTTTTTTTCAACTCTAAAAAATACGCAATTAAATATTAAAGATAACAGATTATATATTAATGTTTTAAAATTAAAATAAATACTCTTTTTTTTATTTATATAACTGATTAAACTTAAAATTGTCTATTTTTTTGTACTTTTAATAGTCCCAAATTTAAAATAATTCCTATTGATTTAATAGCAAGATATAAATAAATGCAAGTATTATTAAATAATATTTAGACTAAAATTACTTCGCTTTTTTTGAATT includes these proteins:
- a CDS encoding zinc metalloprotease, producing MKKLILSATVCFMLFSCQNEQTELTTDATNAITQRTCASQDVLEAQMKADPTLAIRMNQIEAFTQNALLTKRLVNGKVEIPVVVNVLYRTTAENISATQIQSQIDVLNKDFNALNSDYNSVPALFAGVKANVGITFVLDQVIRKSTTKTSWGTTDAMKKTSKGGLAPTSPTTKLNLWVCTIGGGILGYAQFPGGASATDGVAIDSKYFGLSGSANAPYNLGRTATHEVGHWMNLRHIWGDANCGSDLVSDTPTHNDANYGVPTYPHYSTCTGTPVEMTMNYMDYTDDNAMYMFSTGQKSRMSAIFVSGGARAAFGV
- a CDS encoding translocation/assembly module TamB domain-containing protein is translated as MYKKIKTILIKKIKKIVFRTLLGLILLLLVFFIAITLPIVQTAVAQYFMKSISKDYGIHLEIDEVQLTLFGGVKLKKVLIIDHHKDTLISVKTINTSILGAKKILDGDLIFGDLAMNGVLFNLKTYKKEKKTNLDYFIDAFGESKVPSKKHFLLTATSIDLSNGRFILTDENHETPKSVDFTKLNILVSNFKVYGPEVYANIQKMSFLDHRGLYVKSLKGNYSFTQQHMILDKMEIETKESSVKGYAALNYVIEDFSDFVNKVEFDFKIKKSKLASNDIRCFYNELGKHQYFNLKSHITGTLNNLKFLDLNLKDNKGTQLMGFINFKNILGDKTQEFYMNGKFDKLTTNYEALVRILPNILGKRLPIILKKFGDVSLIGNTQLTTTSIRANLAANTDLGLVKSKFTIANMDQSDKAAYKGYVVLNDFNVGNLLDNKDLTKVSLNVDIDGKGFSVKDLDTSIQGLVSNFAYNGYNYKNITLDGNFKLPFYKGAVKVNDSNLKMNFDGLVDLSKKESHYDFQIKIDKAELHKLNFVKDTISKFNGDIIVDIRGNSFDDMYGNIYANNASYVNSTNTYQFNDINLNSSFDDSRIRTIKISAPDIANGVVVGKYKYAELKGLVANSLGSLYTNYKPVKVKKGQFLKFNFEIYNKIIEVFFPEIKLGENTLVKGNINADTNEFRFNFNSPKITAYDVLFDNIRFSLDNKNPLYNAYIEMDTIKYKDYKIRDFNLINVTSKDTLFFRTEFKGGTKGADYFNLDLYHTINKENKNVIGFSKSEIKLKNSLWFLNEANSSNNRLIFDKKLNEFTLDDFILSNKNQEVKLNGGFKGNSYKDINFYFKNFDVNALTSAQDSFVINGNLNGTVNFNQNKNVYKPTASLVIDSLDVNNYSLGKLNFDIKGDENFKKFTLYSTIENKDSESFSADGNFEIVGKETLFDLNLKFDRFNLATLSSLGGDVISNIRGLVSGNASIGGSLNKPDINGRLYVNDGGLAIPYLNVDYALKDKTIVDLTNEKFLFRNNTLIDTKYNTIGSLNGVVEHKNFSDWKLDLLINSKRLLVLDTKDSEDAAYFGTAFIDGNASIKGPANGLVIKVDAKSEKGSSLKIPINNAESVSENSFIHFITPKEKFNLFNGIVDKTKNYNGLELDFDLEINPNAEVEVILDRNSGHGMKGRGNGTLLFKINTLGNFNMWGDFLPYDGTYNFKYGGLIDKKFKVKKGGSIIWEGNPMKAQLNLEAVYKTSANPALLLENSSVNKKVDVEVVIGIRGDLTRPEPDFMIDFPTITSVLKSELQTELADKDVRQTQALYLLSTGSFLSKDGSNQAVTSSMYETASSMLGSIIQSNDEKFEMNINVVSPDNRPSSQTDGRVEAIVSSKVNERITINGKIGVPFGGVNESAIVGAVDVKYRVNDDGSFNFHVFNKENDLNYIGQDIGYTQGGGIIYEIDFDTFRELVDKMFGNRKLTKENKSNNKEDNSDSNLNPDFINFPKSKTKNPEKPKVNQDAVLPEED
- a CDS encoding M15 family metallopeptidase, yielding MIPYFKNFLVFIFLSSAISCFSQTILNISKSKTDINDTTFVNLKDYSQDFVYDMKYATDDNFLKSKVYDCAECYLRYKTVKALIEANRRFMKSGLKIKIFDCYRPLDIQKRMWAIVPNPQYVANPSKGSIHNRGGAVDITLVDINRNELDMGTTFDYFGKEASHDYPEFSSTIKYNRNQLRKIMKKSHFNSFDSEWWHYNLKAGLKDSVSNFKWNCN
- the tsaD gene encoding tRNA (adenosine(37)-N6)-threonylcarbamoyltransferase complex transferase subunit TsaD, which encodes MQIKEVFILAIESSCDDTAAAVLCNDKVLSNVVANQLIHNQYGGVVPELASRAHQQNIVPVIEAALKKANIKKEQLSAIAFTQGPGLMGSLLVGSSFAKSMALALDIPLIAVNHMHAHILAHFISEEGFDKPTFPFLALTISGGHTQIVRVNDFFDLTIIGETTDDAVGEAFDKSAKILGLPYPGGPLVDKYAQLGNPKAFPFTKPKVPGLDFSFSGLKTAILYFIQKKKIENPQFIEENLNDICASIQHTIIEILMDKLKIAVKETGIKQIAIGGGVSANSGIRNTLKATEEKYGWKTFIPKFEYTTDNAAMIGIVGYQKYLSQKFETATVVSKARIQF
- a CDS encoding THUMP-like domain-containing protein, which codes for MNLDILEPKIQAFIELNIGVEVSKLALQKNPFPSVEWISILNQIAAKSKAKDKLPTWFLTPNIIYPNKISVEQTSSEKTAIYKASIVSGENLIDLTGGFGVDDYYFSKKIKNVIHCEINEELSNIVQHNVKQLNIANINCLAGDSYETLTKININWDWIYIDPSRRNDVNGKVFMLKDCLPNVPENLEFYFKKSNSILIKTAPILDISAGINELDYIKKIHIIAIENEVKELLWELHKNYKGNITIKTINQTKDTKETFDFILNENTTLSSYNFPEKYLYEPNSAIMKSGGFDEVGLFYKLNKLHKHSHLYTSKDLKNFPGRVFEIKNSFFYTKTNMKLYLENKKANITTRNFSDSVDHIRKKWKIKDGGNEYCFFTTDVNDNKIVLICSKK
- a CDS encoding DUF4159 domain-containing protein gives rise to the protein MKKTIFLILLFATSSCFAQEIALLKYNGGGDWYANPTSLPNLIKFCNATINTKLKSKPRTVEPSSPDLLSYPFIHMTGHGNVVFNDAEVINLRNYLLAGGFLHIDDNYGMDEYIRKEIKKIFPNDNLIEIPSNHVLFQKPFIFNNGLPKIHEHDGKRPQAFGIFIKGKLVLLYTYECDLGDGWEDSEVHNDPYEVREKALKMGANIINYIFTN
- a CDS encoding 16S rRNA (uracil(1498)-N(3))-methyltransferase, translating into MQLFYNPNINESTETFSFDKEESKHIIKVLRKKDTDILFVTNGLGLLFKTEITLASDSKCTVQILSFEKTLTPKHKLHLAVAPTKMNDRYEWFLEKATEIGIHEITPVFCDRSERKVINPERFEKIILSAMKQCNQMYLPKLNPAISLKEFLKKEDTGTLLIAHCEETNKKSLKSILQPNTDYTILIGPEGDFSNKEIELALDKNYIPVSLGETRLRTETAAIVACHSVVFINEN
- a CDS encoding AI-2E family transporter, producing the protein MISSKIIANGILRAIATLVLVLALLYFLFQIQNVLIYLIVSLILTLIGIPILDFLKKRLKFRHTIAAIFVLTFYVLIIFGFIMLFIPLIISQGQNLSLLNTAEIERNSLELIKQINTFLEQHHIDSSAIFDGKNFKSIFNFNLIPNFLNTVIGTISNFGMGLGSVLFITFFFLKDKSIFLIGAKLLIPDSHEEKILNSLNKINLLLSRYFIGLLLQLLIVFILYIIVLSIFGIPNIFVIAFLCAVLNIIPYIGPLIASILAAVLTMISNLGSDFQSEILPTTIYVLIGFWIVQVIDNNLSQPIIFSKSVSSHPLEIFLVILIAGFSFGILGMIIAVPLYTIIKVIVKEFFPDNKFIQLITKNI